In one window of Zingiber officinale cultivar Zhangliang chromosome 11A, Zo_v1.1, whole genome shotgun sequence DNA:
- the LOC122032884 gene encoding bHLH transcription factor RHL1-like translates to MQPNTKETEGMAPSHAALQPELQNGGGAGGAENDDFFEQTMSGFSSAAWPLELGTPRSLFGAKSSEESPDDEGLNYAALYGGSSLLASRHRMHLGASLEDSSMLLQLGGQLLLHPTAAASGGEPGGFLRLPLSLGSGSGGSGISTSAIFGDRSRGELDPQFESPDPTEAEVLYDDGFAGSLPRAVQASLHQQLLQHSQNYGAATLTGQAPAITATASGTAGAGTAPPKPRVRARRGQATDPHSIAERLRRERIAERMKALQELVPNANKTDKASMLDEIIDYLKFLQLQVKVLSMSRLGGAAAVAPLVADMSSESGGGAGRAGGAGTLRSNNDGLTAAEQQVAKLLEEDMGSAMQYLQGKGLCLMPISLASAISSATCRPRPPLSLNLRHPAAGDAPPSPSISALTVQSSNAGSADADGGKDRAVP, encoded by the exons ATGCAACCGAACACCAAGGAAACGGAAGGGATGGCGCCGTCCCACGCCGCGCTCCAGCCGGAGCTCCAGAACGGCGGCGGAGCCGGAGGCGCCGAGAACGACGATTTCTTCGAGCAGACGATGTCCGGCTTCTCCTCCGCCGCCTGGCCGCTGGAGTTGGGGACCCCCAGGTCGCTTTTCGGGGCGAAGTCTTCGGAGGAGTCGCCGGACGACGAGGGATTGAACTACGCGGCGCTGTACGGCGGTTCGTCTCTTCTCGCCTCGCGGCACCGGATGCACCTCGGCGCCTCGCTGGAGGATTCGTCGATGCTTCTCCAGCTCGGTGGGCAGCTTCTGTTGCATCCTACGGCCGCGGCCTCCGGGGGCGAGCCCGGGGGCTTCCTCCGGCTGCCCCTCTCCCTCGGTAGCGGTAGCGGAGGCTCTGGGATCTCGACTTCTGCCATCTTCGGGGACAGATCCCGAGGAGAACTCGACCCGCAATTCGAATCGCCCGATCCCACC GAGGCTGAGGTGTTGTATGACGATGGATTCGCCGGATCGCTTCCACGGGCGGTGCAAGCGTCTCTTCATCAGCAGCTTCTCCAACATTCCCAG AATTACGGAGCTGCTACACTGACCGGGCAGGCTCCTGCGATAACAGCGACGGCTTCAGGTACCGCCGGCGCAGGTACTGCGCCACCCAAGCCGAGGGTGAGGGCCAGGAGAGGGCAAGCGACCGATCCCCATAGCATTGCCGAAAGA CTTCGGCGGGAGAGAATCGCAGAGCGTATGAAAGCTCTGCAGGAATTGGTGCCCAATGCTAACAAG ACGGACAAGGCATCGATGCTGGACGAGATCATCGATTACCTTAAATTTCTCCAGCTCCAAGTCAAG GTCTTGAGCATGAGCAGATTGGGCGGAGCAGCCGCCGTCGCCCCGCTCGTCGCTGACATGTCTTCGGAG AGCGGCGGCGGAGCCGGAAGAGCAGGCGGAGCGGGAACGCTGAGGAGTAATAACGACGGCCTGACGGCGGCGGAACAGCAGGTGGCGAAGTTGCTGGAGGAGGACATGGGTTCAGCGATGCAGTACCTGCAGGGGAAAGGCCTCTGCCTCATGCCCATCTCCCTCGCCTCCGCCATCTCCTCCGCCACCTGCCGTCCTCGGCCTCCCCTCAGTCTCAACCTCCGCCACCCGGCAGCCGGCGACGCGCCTCCGTCTCCGAGCATATCGGCGCTGACAGTCCAGTCGTCCAATGCCGGCAGCGCTGACGCCGACGGCGGCAAGGATCGAGCTGTTCCTTAA
- the LOC122032237 gene encoding protein GrpE-like — protein MAAVLRTPLVFHSSPVAGPRSTHPKAPRSLLSFLSTQRASCALRLQRSPLADHPLRFQRFRPFTAYGDTARTEQVAEVVEKEDSDDEISLEDGTTNTQLIDTEETVASTVLLSLQSYRDALANKDLSRVAEIEAILLSIEDEKNSLSTKIASLSQVLSTERDRVLRISADFDNFRKRTERERLSLMTNVQGEVIESLLPVLDNFERAKSQIKVDTEGEEKINNSYQSIYKQFLEALTSIGVETVETVGSPFDPLLHEAIMQEESLEFEEGIIIQEFRKGFKLGERLLRPSMVKVSAGPGPEKVGDDIVIPDEDGEAVENIEDDIDS, from the exons ATGGCTGCCGTGCTTAGAACGCCGTTGGTGTTCCATTCTTCGCCGGTGGCGGGTCCTCGCTCCACTCACCCCAAGGCCCCGAGGAGTCTTCTGTCCTTCTTGTCTACCCAGAGGGCTTCGTGTGCGTTGAGGCTACAGCGATCCCCTCTCGCCGACCATCCTCTCCGCTTCCAACGGTTTCGCCCCTTCACCGCATATGGGGACACGGCGAGAACCGAACAGGTGGCTGAAGTTGTGGAAAAG GAAGATTCTGATGATGAAATTTCTTTGGAGGATGGAACAACCAACACCCAACTTATTGATACCGAAGAAACAGTTGCTTCAACTGTATTGCTCTCACTGCAGTCATATAGAGATGCTTTGGCTAATAAAGATTTATCAAGAGTTGCTGAAATTGAAGCCATTCTTCTTTCAATTGAAGATGAGAAAAACTCTCTTTCAACTAAAATTGCATCTTTATCTCAAGTATTATCAACAGAAAGGGACAGAGTTCTTAGGATCAGTGCTGATTTTGACAACTTTAGAAAAAGgacagagagagagagacttTCTTTGATGACAAATGTGCAAGGTGAAGTGATAGAGAGCTTATTGCCTGTTTTAGACAACTTTGAAAGAGCTAAGTCTCAAATAAAGGTTGACACTGAGGGAGAGGAGAAAATCAACAACAGCTATCAAAGTATTTATAAGCAATTCCTTGAGGCTCTGACGTCTATTGGCGTGGAAACTGTGGAAACTGTTGGGTCTCCCTTTGATCCGTTG CTTCACGAGGCTATAATGCAAGAGGAATCATTGGAATTCGAGGAAGGCATCATAATTCAAGAATTTCGTAAAGGTTTCAAACTCGGGGAGAGGCTGTTGCGGCCGTCCATGGTGAAGGTTTCTGCAGGTCCAGGCCCAGAAAAAGTGGGGGATGACATTGTAATACCAGATGAAGATGGTGAAGCAGTTGAAAACATCGAAGACGATATTGATTCCTGA
- the LOC122032238 gene encoding uncharacterized protein LOC122032238 yields the protein MEGGDEWLAADKLEHLLACFVITLLVANLSGRSRHAFVRRRSAALGSLVALAAGTAKEVADEIGIWRSAGASAKDAAADVLGVLLAAMLLAVFGRLRSSSRREVEMIGDDSLV from the coding sequence ATGGAGGGCGGCGACGAGTGGTTGGCCGCGGACAAACTCGAGCATCTACTAGCCTGCTTCGTCATCACCCTTCTCGTTGCCAACCTCTCCGGACGCAGCCGCCACGCCTTCGTCCGACGGCGAAGCGCCGCCCTCGGCTCCCTCGTGGCTCTCGCTGCGGGGACCGCTAAGGAGGTCGCGGACGAAATTGGGATCTGGAGATCGGCCGGAGCCTCCGCCAAGGACGCCGCCGCCGATGTCCTCGGCGTGCTCCTGGCTGCTATGCTTCTCGCCGTCTTCGGGAGGTTACGGTCGTCATCTCGCCGGGAGGTCGAGATGATTGGCGATGATTCTTTGGTATAG